In the Populus trichocarpa isolate Nisqually-1 chromosome 1, P.trichocarpa_v4.1, whole genome shotgun sequence genome, CATGCCCTTGTCCTTAAAGCTGGAATATGAATTGTTCACATGTTTTTTTGCAacaagagattatttttttcatgctaaaaaTATAACCCTCACCCATTTCCTAGTCACGTACTCAAGACGAACAGAAAACCCGTGacaatgggaaaaaaaagagtctcAGATTCATTCATGAAAGGTGGACGCAATTCTATTAATAGAGAGATAGTAATAATCCTTTCTCAGATTCATTCATGAAAGGTGGACGCAATTCTATTAATAGAGAGATAGTAATAATGCATAGGGCATAGGCCCGTTTAGGATaacgtgaataaaaaaaatctttaagatTAATATAGGTATCCGGACCGTCTTACACGTACCTCGACTGATTTTACGGaccctgaaattaataatagtataagTTTCTAGTGACCCTGAGATTTATGAGACTCaaactggtgacctctagagTGTAAAACAATGCCTGAAAAATTAAGTTGCACCAAtttagagttaaaaaaaaaaggtactaACTTTAATAACACCATCaaataacttattttctttGTCCCTAAATTTACATTGCGTACTGaaatgaaactaaaaagaaaaagaaaaaactttcatGCAACAATGCAGCCGAATATCAGACAGAATAGTTTGATGCCCGAATTGATAAATTCATGGaaaatttatttgaagtaaTTACTCAATAGCCTGCTCTAACATGAAATGATTATTTGTTCACCTCTAAAATCATTTCAGGGTGCACTTGAAACGGTCCCGTGTCTAGTCCACGGCATCAAGATCAAGGGGGTGGATGTAGGGATAATGGGGGGTGCCCGGCCCTCCGGGGCTCCACACGCCACTCCACCGTACACACAGACAGCAGCCATTATTGCTGAACTCTGAATGACGATGATATCCTTGTTTGACGAAGCTTAACGACCGGGACCTCCTGCGATTACCAGAGGTGCTGAAGGGTGAAAAGGGTCTGCGGAACTTACAACGGTCACTAAAGCAAGTTTTTAGTTGTCATCAAACACTTATTAGAACACAGCAGATGCTACCACCACTCACTGAGTGAAATGGGTCCCTTGAGACTCGAGTATTTGATTCTTCTTTGCCTTATCTGGTGGTCGTGATGAACGCATGAGATCCCTTTTTAGTGTTCCTCAATCATGAAATGCATCATCTTTCTTGAACAACGGTGAACTCCTCCAAGTCTGAGTCAGCCCCTTTTCACATGGAATTagatcatctttgttttgcttttttgaaAGCTTTTTTAGATGTTCGATgtctggaaaaaaatattattttaatagaggATGGATGAAATCGTTAGGTAGGCTCAATCATGCCTCGTAGTGGAAGATACCCCTACTGGTTTGAGCTTCATTTACAATTTAAGATTCTGAATGACATCTCCCATCCCATTGGGGATGGAAATGGAGGACGTATGAGATAGGAGATTCATTGTCATACTgcttaaaatggatttttttttaacaaataacagcacagtaaaagtaaaaattttgaaaagtattttaccAAGTAATATTCGTTAATATGATCAcactttaaaaatctaaaaaaaatttcatcctaTATTACTTCACCAATTACATACTTTATCCGCATAAAATTCCTaaacaatcaaatgaaaaaaaatcacagaacAGGGCTTTTTTTTGGAACTAACACGCAAAAGCTGAACTGAGTAGGAACAATTCTTTTAACACAAAGTGCTTGATTGATACACGATTTATACTGAGTTAAGTATGCTACTTTTTCCTGATTTGTTGACTGTCAGTGACACAACTATTGTAATTGGCAAATTCATCAAACTGAGCTTAAATTTCCAATCTGTTCAAGAGGCATCATGAATCTGGAAAATACAGATGTTAAATGCATTGAAGTCTATAAACCAAATTTCGTATGTTTTTCATGGCCAGATTACCTTGACCTTGCCAAAGCAAACAAATCATGCCTAAAGCCATAATATCATTCTCCAAAactgtaaaaaagaaaaaaaaagagcatgacAAAACAGAGAATAAATTCTCGATAAACATTGTATTTTCATCTTTACTCCTTGAGAACCCGCCAGAATAATATAATTCAACAAGACTCGTGCAAAAAAATTGGAATATTAAGGAAAAAACAGAACACGGACAATGATAGGCGCCATTCagatcatgttttttcttctgcactggaaaaaaaaaagatccattCAACTGCCTACCTTCCCACATATTAGATAAAAGCCTTTCTTATGCTGTTTTCACTCTGATTTTCTCTAGCTGTCTACCTGTTTAAAAACACTCAGAGGGGGCAAGGTGGGACTTCGATGGTGGTTCCGGCTTGAATCATACCCCACCCAATGAGACGCCAGTGCTTCTCCACTCGGCGACTCAATGCGATCTTCTCACCCTTGCTGGTGCAGACTGGAGAAGTAAGTTGTAGTTTTGCCAAATCATTCTTCACAGCAAGAACTCGAGCACCAGATGACATGGACCCAATGTTCAACATAAGAATCTCTCCCTTGGTCAGCTTCGAAACCTTTCCCTGCTTCTCTGAGCCCTTTGTCCTGACACCAATAAGCCGtctcaaaagaaagaaattcacctgcacaaagaaaagaaaggcacAACATTAGTACCAGAGGCGTGCAAGAATCCTGCATCACAATATGAAGAACCCATAAATCTCTGCCCCTATAGAGAAAAGGGCACTTATTGAAACCAATGACAAAGCAACTTGCATAGAGAAGCATGTTTAATTCAAGATAGTTTATAAGCCATATATAAAAAGCATCATCACATGCACATTGGAATGCGAACAGGGTGTCTACTATTTCCTGTCTACACCAAAAATGAAACTCCACTCAGCTGCACTGAATTCAACCCAACAGGGAGAACTTTGCACATGTCGCGCAAAACACAtactcaaatataaatatagacAGGACTTGCTCATTTATGACTTGGATATGGAAAGCAGTTTGAATGCAAAAAGTATTTAATGAAAGTATAAAACTACAAAACATTATTATTGATTCAGCTCCATACCTCAAGCTCACCAAAAACTTCAGGGAGTGAGCCAACATCACCAAGAACTTGACCCACAAGTCTATCAGCACGTGTCAAAGTGGGGTCCATGGTTGTGCCAACACCAATTAGACCTCCAGGCACGGCAAATTGTAGCTCATTCTGCTCGGCATATAATGACACTATTCTAGTATATATTGGGGTGCACTTCATGTTCCCAGCCTCGTCCTTAACAATGATCCCAGGACGGACCTCAATAAATTGATTGACCTTCAAAACACCCTGCATGGACAAGATAGACCAAAATAATGATACTCGTACATCACAGATTCTCAGCACGACTAATTCATGAATCTCTCTCTCTGGACCACAACATCTTCATGGAAAAAGCAAACTTTAATAGCTAAATCAAGGGCTCACGAGTGCCAAGGCCTAAAGTTAATTCTCATTGTCAGTCCACAAGGCTTCAAATAAGTAACACTCAGACCCCATAAACCTTAGCATGCAGTCAGAATTGTTACAAACCAAGCATTTCTCCATTTACACTGGCTATTATTACCCTGATGTGGAAAATGGGccagaattgaattgaattgaatgagAAAAAATGCATGGAAACTCTGCACAAATTAACCAAGATCTTGCACCAAGTATAGAcacaactaagaaaaaaaatgcacgccaatattaaccaaacacatgtTAAAAACATACCCTGAGGATGCTTCCACCAGCCACACCACCTCTTATCTCATCAACCTCGTATCCAGGTTTGTTGACATCAAAAGATCGAATAACAATCATGTTAGGTGGTGAGGTAAAGTTCCTCTCCGGAATTGGGATCTTTTTAACAATATACTCACACACAACATCTATGTTATACTTTAGCTGAGCAGAAATTGGCACAACTGGTGCACCATCAGCAACAGTTCcctgaaaagaaaaagatgaaaagaattAGTAGGGTGTGGGTCTCCCGTTTGCTTTTTGGAGAAAAAGAGCATCATCAGGAAAAAGAACATACAATGCATGTACACTCAACTAACAAGATGTGTAAAAATAGCACGGGCAAACCTGAATAAATTTCTGAATAGCCTCGTGCTGGTTGATGGCTGCATTTTCCTGAATAAGATCCActttattttgaagaattatAATATGTTGGAGACGCATAATTTCAACAGCAGCAAGATGTTCAGAAGTCTGTGGTTGGGGGCAGCTCTCATTTGCAGCTATGAGCAGCAATGCACCATCCATAATTGCTGCTCCATTAAGCATTGTAGCCATAAGAATGTCATGACCCTACAGGAGAGCACAAAAAATGTAATGTGGATGGTCTAGTCACAAAAAGCATAGAAGTACACTAATAATCTGCAGCTAAGACATTTTATTCAGCAATGCCAGTTAAGAAGAGGCCTTGATTACCCAACGTTTTCTTGCTAATATCTAAGCAGTCCAATgggaataaaaaacaatcaaccaATACCATAATTCATTTAACGTGTGAGAAACTTGGAGGAAGGCACATTTGGGTCCAAACCTTTAATGTGTTACAATCAACATATGAAAAGTACATACAGTGCATAAACCATAATTAAATAGAGACCTGGTTCAACCACTTACTAGGTAGCCTTACTGGGTGACAATCAAAATATGAAAAGTCAGCATGGTGAAAAAGCATAATTAAATACAGCACCTGGACCCCTTACCGGGCAATCAACAAAAGAGACATGTCTCAGCAAATTCATCCTGCAGTTTTGAAACCCTTCTACATCACACATAGGATTATCTTCCTTTCCACTTCCATATGCCCTACGAGAACAGTTCTTACATTAAAGGCAAAAGGCCAATATTTAACCTAAATAGTAATGCTTCACCTATGCATTTACTCACTTGTAGCACTTAGGCCGAGGGCACCGCTCATCTTCACACTTGTATATCTTTGCGTTTGCATATCCAAGCTTTATTGTAATATTACGCTCCAACTCATTTTTAAAACGAACCGTCTGCACACGAATAGAAAACCACCAAATTAGCACCCCTCAAACCTGtacaattcataattataacaaattgaaaatgatcTGCCTGATTGTTATGTATGGATAGATCAAAATACAAGTTTCCATAATCATAACCACGGAACAACATTTGGCAAAAACTTGTGCTAGTAAGGTAACTACTCTGTGGAAccatgattaaaaagaaaacaactagCTTAGCTACATGTGATAATATAACATATTGTGGGGGAGGATTGCCTGTCATGATGGAGGTAAAACTCCCTTTATCAGAGCAAGGATCAATTTCTAAACGCACCTAATCCAGCAACACTTCAATACTTGATAGTTAGTAGTAGTGTTATATATTGCAGGAATATGAATGCTCAGTGGATTAAGCAGCAAGGTCATTTTGCATTATATGAATTAAACTCATTTCATATCCTATTTACACTGGGAATAAAGGGGgttagagagggagagggaagaCTTACTTATTTGATGGGCCTCCATTgtgttaaaaaaagagagggaaagaaagaaaaaggaattgaGATCACTGAAAAATTGTTTTCCAATTCACCGGCTCACATAACTATCCCTATTGCAAAAATTTataaccttcttcttcttcttctgttttttttttggcctttCATTCCCCAAAGTAAATACCACATAATATAACCATAAGAGACTGCTGATAGGAAacagatataaaaattaaaggcaaAACCATCTAAATCACCTGAACACCGGAAATTGCTTTGACGACAGTAGACTTCCCATGTGCCACATGACCAATAGTACCTACAAATAATTAACACCAAAAACTATCAGTTTCGACGAACACGGTCAACAACTAAGCTACTGAAAGGAAATtccaaaatcaaaaacaaaaaaacctatattAATGGTTGCCTGCCGCGATATAACTTCAGGAGAGAGTGGATGCAACGTTGTCACGTCCAGTTTACTTAAATCTTGTTCCATCAAACCTTTCCGCGCCATCTTGACTCTTCCTCTGCTTCAACTGGTTACTTCTCAAACGAGTCGAAAACCTCTCCTGCTAAACAGACCGATAAACTGAATTAAAATGTCaattgacaacaacaaaaaaacgaATATACACAGAGTCGATTCGATTGAGATATTGATAGTTGAAGATCGTAAAAACTAATGATTGACAGAGATTAAAGGAAGATTGCGTACCGGCAGCGCTGTTTGCTTGGAAGAGAGAGCACGCGGCGGTGTAGATAGCTAGGGTTTCAGTGTGCGAGTGAGGAGGGATAAAGAGTAAAGacgatatttttatttttattatttggggTTTAAGTGAGATggtttgttgttatttttggaATTGACTAGgcagttgatattaaaaaataattttaattataaactgAAAAGTTGTTAATAAATGTTATACagataaatattataaacatttaTTAACATTAcggaaaagttgaaaaaaatataaatccgaGATATATAATTTTGCACTATAAGGGATGAACCTAATtagatttaaaactttattttctaaaaccaact is a window encoding:
- the LOC7455765 gene encoding eukaryotic translation initiation factor 2 subunit gamma, yielding MARKGLMEQDLSKLDVTTLHPLSPEVISRQATINIGTIGHVAHGKSTVVKAISGVQTVRFKNELERNITIKLGYANAKIYKCEDERCPRPKCYKAYGSGKEDNPMCDVEGFQNCRMNLLRHVSFVDCPGHDILMATMLNGAAIMDGALLLIAANESCPQPQTSEHLAAVEIMRLQHIIILQNKVDLIQENAAINQHEAIQKFIQGTVADGAPVVPISAQLKYNIDVVCEYIVKKIPIPERNFTSPPNMIVIRSFDVNKPGYEVDEIRGGVAGGSILRGVLKVNQFIEVRPGIIVKDEAGNMKCTPIYTRIVSLYAEQNELQFAVPGGLIGVGTTMDPTLTRADRLVGQVLGDVGSLPEVFGELEVNFFLLRRLIGVRTKGSEKQGKVSKLTKGEILMLNIGSMSSGARVLAVKNDLAKLQLTSPVCTSKGEKIALSRRVEKHWRLIGWGMIQAGTTIEVPPCPL